TCGGCGCAGAGTTTTGCGGTCCTGGGTGCCTCGACGGTGACCAGTACCGGCCTAAGCACGATCACCGGGGATCTGGGTGTCAGCCCGGGTACCGCAGTCACCGGCTTTCCTCCGGGGACCATGACGGGAACGCGCCACGCGGGTGACCCCGTCGCGCTCCAGGCTCAAAGCGATGTCACCAAGGCCTACAACGCCTGTGCGGGCGCGGTGTGCACCACGACCTTGACGGGTCAAGATCTAGGTGGGCACACGCTCAAGCCTGGCGTCTACTGTTTCGCGGCGTCGGCTCCCTTGAACGGAGTCCTCACTCTCGATGCTCTAGGCGACCCCAAGGCGGTCTTCATCTTCCAGATCGGGAGCACACTCCTGCCCGCGATCAACTCGTCGGTCAAGTTGATCAACGGCGCTCAAGATGCAAACGTGTTCTGGCAGGTTGGCAGCTCCGCCACTCTCGCTGCAGGCGTTGACTTCAAGGGCAACATTATCGCGCTCGCAAGCATCACCCTGAGTAAAGGGACCAAGGTGTCCGGTCGAGCCCTAGCACGAACGGCCGCCGTGACGATGGATACCAGCAGCGTCTCCACCCAGGCGCTGGCGCTTTCCTCGAGGTAATTGGGAGGCCGGGCCCGTGGTAACGGGCCCGGCTGTTCAAGACTGGAAGAATCGACTCGGGAGGAGACGAGTTTTCTTGGTCTTATCTGGTGCAGGTATCGCGAACCATCTCTGCGCCAACGGCAAACAGCCGTCGTCGAGGGTTATGAGCAAACATGCTCTCTTGCAGAGGGTGGAGCATGCGCGGCAGCGGTTAGGCTCGCTGCCTTGCTGCGCGACTGGCACGTATCTCGGAGAACCTCCGCCCCCACCGCGAGCACCTCAAGCATGGATACTCGCGATTCCACTACTCCGTGCTGTAGGCCCCGCTGTCGTTCTTTGCGCGAGGGCGGCGACCGTGCTTGTCTTTCTGGCGTCGTTCGTCGCAGCTCAGGGCCCCGAGGCTTCCACAGCGACCCAGAGTCCACCCAGCGTCGAGAGCCTGAACGTTCGCGTGTTCTCGATCCGCAACCGTAGCGCCTTGGAACTCGCCGAGGTCCTGAACCGCTTGATCGGCACCGGCGTCTTGAATCTGGCGGAGCCAGCGACGAGCGGGGAGACGAACCAGAATGCTACGACGCCCGCCGCGACCCCGTTCCCAGCGACTGCTTTGCGTGCGGATCACGGCAGGCTGGTGCTGAGCGCCGACGTAGCTACCAACACTCTGTTCGCCACCGGCGATGCGAGCCTCATCGACAAGGTCGAGGGGCTCATCAAGACGCTCGACGTGATGGCGTCGCAAGTCATGATCGAGGTCCTGATCCTCAACTTGAGCGACAGCGACGCCTTTGACTTGGGGGTCGAGATTCGTGGCATCAGGGACAAAAGCGCCATCGTGATCCTCTCCTCTCTCTTCGGCCTGGGTGCGCCCAACCCGATCGCCGACCTGGTGCTCCCGACCGTGTCCGGCTTCACGGGCGTCGTGCTCAATCCAGGCGACTTCAGCGTGCTGGTGAACGCCCTGCAGATCCTCAACAAAGGGCGCGCACTCAACATCCCCAAGGTCCTGGTGAACTCCAACCAAATGGCGAACCTCGCCTCGGTGCTGCAGACTCCCTTCCTCAGCACCAACTCCACCACCGTTGTCGCTACGACCACCTTCGGTGGCACTCAAGACGCCGGCACCACGATCCAGGTCCGGCCTCAGATTGCCGAGGCCGATCACCTTGTCCTGGAGTATTCCATCGTCCTGAGCACGTTCGTGGGCACAGCGAGCGACCCTTCCCTGCCCCCGCCGCGCCAGCAGAACAACCTGCAGAGCGTCGCCACGATCCCCGACGGTTACACCGTCGCACTCGGCGGTCTGGAGACGACGAGCGAGACGGAGCAGACCTCGCAGGTGCCTTTCCTTGGAAGGCTGCCTCTGCTCGGACGGCTGTTCCGCTCCGAGTCCAAGCTGACCTCGCACTCGCGCTTCTATGTCTTCATCCGCGCCAGCATCCTCCGTGGCGCGGACTTCCAACATCTGAAGTTCCTGAGCGACGTCGAATTGCATAGAGCCGACCTCGATCCCGGCTGGCCCGAGGTCGAGCCGGCCCTGATCAGATGAGCCAGGCGAATAGCGTTTGGGAGGGCTGCCAGGAGGGCCCGAATATGCGAAGAGGGGCGGTCAACTCTAGCGCTGCGCCTCGGCGTGATCGTGGCCTTTGCTCTCATTCCGGCAACCTGCGTTTCGCTGGACATACTCTTCGTTCGGTCCCGGTGAAGTACGTTGTCGCCGCCTTCATCTTGCTTCCCTGCATCTCCTCCTGTACGTCGTCTTCGGCGAGGATCTCCCCGACTCACGACGACGACGCAAGCCACGATCCCGGAAAGGCCCACGAGCTGACCCTCGAGGCTCTGGACGTCATCGAAAGCGACTCGGCAAAGGCAGAGGAACTCCTGAATGCGGCCCTGAAGGCCGACCTCTATCACGGACCCGCACACAACGACTTGGGAGTGCTGTATTTACGGCAGTCTAGGCTCTACGAGGCCGCCAACGAGTTCGAGTTGGCACGCAAGCTCATGCCCGGAAACCCGGACCCGAGGTTGAACCTCGGTTTGACGCTCGAAAAAGCGGGACTGAATGAGCGAGCGTTCGATGCCTACAACGCGGCCCTGGAGGTTTCGCCCGAGCACATCCGGACCATCCAGGCCATCGCCAGGCTGACGCTGCGTACCGACCGGAAGAATGATCGGCTCATGGGGATGCTCGAGGACATCACGCTACGTGGTGAAACGAACCATTGGCGCCATTGGGCCCAGGACCAGATGTCCAGGTCGAAGATCGCGACCGGGAAGACGAGTCTCCTCCGCGTCACGACACCTCGGACGGGCAACACCGTCACGAGCCCACTGCGCGTGAGCGGCGAAGCACGTGGCACCTGGTTCTTCGAGGCCAACTTCCCAGTGCGGTTGCTGAATCAGGACGGCCAAGAAATCGCGATCGCACCGGCAGAAGCTCGCGGCGAGTGGATGACGGAGAACTTCGTTCCGTTCGAGGCCGTGCTCGAGTTCAGTGCGCCAGCCCCGGGAACTTCGGGAACGTTGGTTCTGGAGAAGAACAATCCATCCGGGCTCTCGGAGCAGGCCGACGAGTTTCTCATGCCGGTTCGATTCGGCACGACGGAACCGGGAGAATCTTCGGCGGGAGTAAGCTTGGTCCAGGCGTATTTTGGGAACCACGGCATGGCCGTGGATGCGAAGGGCGACTGCGAAGCGATCTTCCCGGTCGTCCGGACGGTCCCGCGGACGCAGGGGCCGGCGCGTGCGGCCCTCGAAGCGCTCCTCGCGGGTCCCACGCCCGAGGAAAAAGCACAAGGCTATTTCACGAGTATCGACGCGGGGGTGCGTGTCCGAGGCCTGATCATCAAAAACGGCGTCGCGACCGTCGACTTCAGCGAGGAGATGGAGCGCGCCGGTGACTCGTGCCGGATGTCGGCAATCCGAGCTCAAATCGACGCGTCTCTCCGGCAGTTTCCCACGGTCCAGTCGGTCCGGATCTCCATCGTGGGCAAAACGGAAAATATCCTGCAGCCATAAGTCGTGTGACGCGGCAGGCATGTGGCGTGATCCCGAGCGCGGGCCTCAGTGTCCGGTCGTGAGTACGACGCGGAACCGAGCCTTGCCGTTCATCACGCGCTCGCAGGCTCTTCGTTCTCGCCTGGGGCAGCAGGGATGGCCAGCTCGCTCGCCCCCGAGGCATCGCGGTCGATTCGAACGCGGACGCCTTCCGGAATCGCCGTGGACATCTTCGGCGCCATCCGTCGCTGATACCGAGAACCACCGCATCCAGAAGTTCGCGCCTCCCGTTGCCGTCGAGAGATCGTCCTAGAGCGAGATCAAGGCCAAGCACCGGAAGAAATGACAACGCCTCCCGGTGGTGCGTCACCAGATCTCGCGCCTTGAGGTCACCGTCTTGCCGATAATGCAGCGGTTCTCAGAAGCCCAGGCGCCGGAGGATGCGGGCGAAGGTGTCGCCGTCGCAGTCCGGGACCTCGAGGCGGGGCAGGCGGAGTGGATCGGTGCAGCGCCGCACGGTGCCGCCGTGACTGGTGCAGGCGCGGCGGAAGCCGGCCTCGTGCACGATTCTGCGTGTCGTCGCATCGTGGCGGCCATGCGGGTAGGCGAAGCTCGTGATCGGGCGCCCGATGATGGCAGCCAAGAAGTCCCGGCTGTCGCGGATCTCGCGCTCCTGAGCAGCCGGCGCCAGCGCCGGGAGCTTCGGGTGCGACACGGTGTGCGCGCCGATTTCCACCAGCCCGCCGGTGGCGAGCCGGACGATCTCCGCGCGGTTCAAGGCGCGCGCCGGCGTCGAAGCAGACACCTCGACCCCCGCCTCAACGCGTAGCGCCACGAGATGCTCCTGGCGGCTCACCCGGTCGAGATCGCCGAGGAGAGCCTGGAGCTCTCGCTGTACGGAAGGTTCCTGTGCCTCGGTGAGCGCTACGAGCTCGTCCCACCAGAAGGGTCGCCCGTCGTCCACACCACCGGTCGCCACGAACACGGTGGCCGGCGCCTCGTGTCGCTCGAGGAGCGGCAGCGCCGTGTGGAGCGTGTCGGCGTACCCGTCGTCGAAGGTGAGGGCGAATCGTCCACCCGTACGCGCGCTCGACGCGTTTTCGCAGATCTCCGTCAATGGCGCGATGCGGCCGCACAGCACCTCGAGGTGCTCGGCGAAGTGATGCGGGCGGACGCAGAGGGACCAAGGGTCGGCTCGAGCTTCGGCGATGCGGTGATAGAGCAGGATCATCGAGCCGGGCGCGAGGCGCTGCACGGCACGGCGCGCCAGGCGGCGGAGCTTGGTACCGCGCTGACCGATCACGCCGCCACCCCACCGGCATCGCTTCCCGCGACCCCCTCTTCCGCTTCTTTCACCGCGCGCACCGTGATCAGCAGCGGATAGCTCGGGTCGTGGTGCTCGAGCTCTTCCGGGCGCAGCTCCTCCGCGGCGATGCCGTGGAGGAAAGCCGTGGCGGTCAGCACGTTGCCAAACGCCTCGACTTCGACCGCGCCCGCCGCGAACACCGAGGTGAACAGACGCCGCGCCGAGTGCGGCGTGAAGCTCCAGCACCAGGTCCACTCGTAGTCGCCCAGTGGGGTCAAGCCCGGCACGGTGGCGAGGACGACACCACCAGGCTTGAGGATGCGGTGCAAGGTCCTCACCGCAGCCGGCAGGTCGTAGATGAACTGGAGCGTTTGGGTGAGGACGATGCAGTCGAAGGTGTCGGCGGGGAGGTGCTCTGCACGGGCGAGATCGGCGATGACGGTGGCGCCCGACGCACCGGCGCTCGGATGCAGCACATCGCGGCGCTGCACGCGCTCACGCCCGAAGCGGCGCGTGTAGGTGTCGTCGCCCACCTCGAGGGCGCGGCCACGGACATCCGCAGCATGGGCAGCGAGGAAGCGCTCGATATAGAGGCGGTCCACCGGCAGGCCGCGGTCGTAGCCAAAGGTGCGGCTCATCGGCTCGCGGCGCCGTAAATCGCCGAAGCGCACCCAACCTGCCGGCGGCACGTAGGCGCGCCGGCGCAGTCGCGCCTTGACCCAGCGCAGAAGCGGAGCGGGCAGCGCTCTGCGCGCCAGCTCCTTCAGCGCCTCCTTCGACTGTGCCCGCCAGCGTGGGAAATGGAACCAAGGCCAGGAAAGCAGCGGGTGCCCGTATGGCCGCAGCTCGCGGCGCAGCGCTTTCCAGAGCACTGCGTCCTCGCAGCGCCGCTCCTGGACGAGATCACGCAACCAGTGCAGATAGCGGCGCCGGCCGGCGTTGGGGAGGAACGGATCGTAGTCGCCCCTCTGCTGCGCGCCAGCGCAGCACGAGGTCTCGTGCTGGCGATAGCGCGTCGTCTCGTCGTCGGTCACCAGCACCGCATGCTGCAGGCACATCCGCGCGTAGAAGACCTGATCTTCGAAGATGCCGCGGAAGTGGTCGTCGAAGCCGCCGACCGCCATCACGGCCTCGCGACGCGCGAGCAAACTGCAGATGCCGGGCACTGCCGCGCCGCCGCTCTGCAGGTAGAGGGTGAGGAGATCCGGAGCCGCCACGATCGTTCCATCCGGGACATAGTTCGGATACCACAGGTCCCGCTTGGCGTCGCCGGGCTTGCCCGTCCACCCGTACCAGCGCTGCGTGCGGCCGTAGGTCATCCCGATCTCGGGATGCGCGTCGAGGAGAGCGACCTGGCGCTCGAGCTTCTCGGGCAGCCAGACGTCGTCGGCGTCCAGGAAGGCCACGTAGCGGCCGCGCGCCTCCCGGAGCGCCAGATTGCGTGAGGCGCTGATGCCGCGGTTCTCGCGCCCCGGGTGCTCGAGGAGACGCATCTGCTCAGGGCGTTGCGACAGCATCTCCTGGGCGATCTCGTGCCCGCCGTCCCGCGAGCCGTCGTCGACCAGGAGCAACTCCCAGTCGGTGAAGGTCTGCGCCCAGACGCTTCGAATCGCCTCGCGCAGAAAGCGCTCGGCGTCGAGGAAACAGATCACGGCGGATACCGTCGGTGCGCGCCTCATGCGTCACCTGCCGCCGCCAGGCGCGAGTCGCCGCCACGTTCCCAGCCAGACACGAAACCCTCCCCGTAGAGGCGGTGCACGGTTTCCATGAGCAAAGGGATCTCGGCGCGCGGGCCTTGTGCCGTGACTCTTCCCTCCTCGAGGAGCACGAAGTGGTCGGCGCGGGCCACGGCGGAGAGTCGGTGGGAGACCACAATGAGCGTCAGCTCCTCTCCCAGCGACGCCACCGCATCCTGCACGAGGGTTTCCGTTTCGGCGTCGAGGGCGTTCGTCGCTTCGTCGAGAATGAGGATCTCCGGATCGCGGATGAGGGCGCGTCCGAGGGCGAGTCGTTGTTTCTGGCCTCCCGAGAGGCGGAACCCCTGATCGCCCACGAGGGTGTCGTAGCCGTTCGGCAAGGCACGGATGAACGCGTCGGCCCCGGCCAAGCGGGCGGCGCGCACCACGTCCTCGAACGTGGCATTGGCGCGGCCGTAGGCGATGTTCTCTCGCACGCTGGCGTTGAAGAGGATGGCGTCCTGCGTCACCGCAGCGACGCGGCGGCGCCAGGCGGCGAGCTCCAGGTCGGCGAGGGGGACACCGTCCACCAGGATGGCGCCCCGGGTGGGGTCGTAGAGCCGGAGCAAGAGATGGATGAGGGTGGACTTGCCCGCGCCGCTCGGTCCGATGACGGCAGTGGTGCGGCGCGCCGGAATCCGCAGCGCCACACCGCGAAGAATGTCGCGCTCCGCGCCGGCAGGGCGGAAATCCACCTGCTCGAAGCGGATCTCGTGGTCCAAGGCCGTGAAGGGCTGCGCTCCCACCTGCGACGCCGGCGCCGCGTGCGCGCGGAGCAGCGCCATCACCGACTCGACCGGGGCCTTTGCCGCCAGGAGCTGCGCCCGCGCCACGTCGATGCCCTGCACGTGCGGCCGCAGCCGGTAGACGATGAAGCCGAAGGTGAGAATGGTCGGCAGGTTGGAAACATCACGCAGCGACCCGAAGAGCACCGCCACGAGGACGACGATGACGAGCACTTCCGAGGCCGGTCGCACCAGTCCCGACAGCTGGTCGAGGCGGAACCAGATCTGGCTCGCCCGGTGCGAGGCACGGCTGAAGCGCTGGCGCTCGTACTCCTCGCGGGCGAAGACCCGGATCGTGCGCATCCCGGACAGCAGCTCCAAGCTGCGCTGGGAAAGCTCGTCCAAAGCGCGGACGTAACGCTGCGATCCGGCCTCGACGCGACGCCATGCTTGCCGGACGAGGAGCGAGATCGCGAGCAGCGCGCAACCCACGCCGAGGGTCAGCTTCCAGGAGACGAGGAAGAGGAAGGCCGCGAAGACGATGGCCGCGCAGACGCGGACCAGCAGCTCGCCATAGGTGGCGAAGGCGACGCCGGTCTCCTGGGTTTGATTCTGCAGCGCGTTCAGCAGCTTCCCAGAATCGGTGCTCTCGATGCGGTCGAGCCGGGCGTCGAGGAGGACATCGGCCAGGCGCGCGCGCAGCGAGTGCACCAGGAGGGTGCGCGTCCAGCTCTGCAGCATCTCGGTACCATAGACGAGAAGGTTCTTCAACAACACGAGGCCCAGGATGCCGAGGCCCACGGCGAGGAGACGATGGGAAGCCGGGAAGCTCTCGAAGAGGTGCTGCAGCGCCTGGCCGAGGAAGCCGTCGGCGGGGGGCGCGAAGGTGCCGTCCCCCAGGCTGTAGAGGAACGGCATGAAGAGCGAGAGGCCCACGCCCTCGGAGAGAGCGGCCAGGAGGCCGAGCCCCACCAGTCCCGGAACGAGCCACGGATGCCAGCGGCGCAGCGGGGCGAGGGCGCGAACGACACCGAGTTCGGTCAACCGAGTCTCCCGCAGCCATGACGTTCGAAACCGCGACGAGGAGTGTTAGCGCCGGGCCCAGGCCGCCCCGGCCAGCCATGCGACCAGCCGGCGGCGCGCGACACGTATCCCGCGCCGCGGCAGCCGTTCGAGCAGCCAGCGGCGGGCGAGACGCATGGCGTTCCGTGGCGCGATGGCGGCGGCGCAGACTGCGAGCGCCGCGGCGACAAGGGTTTCGCCGTCGGAGACGGCAAGCAGACAGTAAGAGCGGAAGAACCAGAAGAGGTCCTGCCGGCGCTCCCGCCAGCGTCGCACTCGCCACCACGGCCGGGCGGCACGGAACGCGGCGAAGCTCGGCAACGAGCGGCCCGAGCGCCGTGCCCCGTCGCGTTCTAGAATCCAGCGCAGCATCTCGCGCTGCTCGAAGACGCGGCGGAACGACATGCTCTGGCTGTGGATGCGATAGTGGACCAAGGGCTCCGGCACCACGACGATGGTGTGCTCCCGGGCGACGCGCGTCCACAGCTCCGTGTCCGCTGCCGAACCGAAGGCCGGGTCGTAGCCGCCGAGGGCCAGGATGGTCGGGCGATGCAGCAGCACCGAGGGGTGCGTCAGCGGCACGCGCTGACCCGCGGCGTGGAGGGCGCGGAACTCCGCGGCGCTGGTTGGTCCACCACAGCGCTCGCCGATTTTAGCTCCCGCCGCGTTGATCTCCTGCACCCAGGAGCCAACGAGGCGCGCTCCCGGTTCCTGCTCGAGCATGGCCAGCTGGCGCTCCAACCGCTGCGGCAGGCAGACGTCGTCGTGGTCGAGGATGGCGACCCAATCATGGC
This sequence is a window from Candidatus Krumholzibacteriia bacterium. Protein-coding genes within it:
- a CDS encoding glycosyltransferase — encoded protein: MRRAPTVSAVICFLDAERFLREAIRSVWAQTFTDWELLLVDDGSRDGGHEIAQEMLSQRPEQMRLLEHPGRENRGISASRNLALREARGRYVAFLDADDVWLPEKLERQVALLDAHPEIGMTYGRTQRWYGWTGKPGDAKRDLWYPNYVPDGTIVAAPDLLTLYLQSGGAAVPGICSLLARREAVMAVGGFDDHFRGIFEDQVFYARMCLQHAVLVTDDETTRYRQHETSCCAGAQQRGDYDPFLPNAGRRRYLHWLRDLVQERRCEDAVLWKALRRELRPYGHPLLSWPWFHFPRWRAQSKEALKELARRALPAPLLRWVKARLRRRAYVPPAGWVRFGDLRRREPMSRTFGYDRGLPVDRLYIERFLAAHAADVRGRALEVGDDTYTRRFGRERVQRRDVLHPSAGASGATVIADLARAEHLPADTFDCIVLTQTLQFIYDLPAAVRTLHRILKPGGVVLATVPGLTPLGDYEWTWCWSFTPHSARRLFTSVFAAGAVEVEAFGNVLTATAFLHGIAAEELRPEELEHHDPSYPLLITVRAVKEAEEGVAGSDAGGVAA
- a CDS encoding glycosyltransferase, which gives rise to MPQATSDPGPGGLPEITVLMPVYNGARYVALAIESVLGQTHRAFEFLILDDGSTDETPQILAEYAARDPRLRIVRHPNMDQPATLNRGLALARHDWVAILDHDDVCLPQRLERQLAMLEQEPGARLVGSWVQEINAAGAKIGERCGGPTSAAEFRALHAAGQRVPLTHPSVLLHRPTILALGGYDPAFGSAADTELWTRVAREHTIVVVPEPLVHYRIHSQSMSFRRVFEQREMLRWILERDGARRSGRSLPSFAAFRAARPWWRVRRWRERRQDLFWFFRSYCLLAVSDGETLVAAALAVCAAAIAPRNAMRLARRWLLERLPRRGIRVARRRLVAWLAGAAWARR
- a CDS encoding ABC transporter ATP-binding protein, whose translation is MTELGVVRALAPLRRWHPWLVPGLVGLGLLAALSEGVGLSLFMPFLYSLGDGTFAPPADGFLGQALQHLFESFPASHRLLAVGLGILGLVLLKNLLVYGTEMLQSWTRTLLVHSLRARLADVLLDARLDRIESTDSGKLLNALQNQTQETGVAFATYGELLVRVCAAIVFAAFLFLVSWKLTLGVGCALLAISLLVRQAWRRVEAGSQRYVRALDELSQRSLELLSGMRTIRVFAREEYERQRFSRASHRASQIWFRLDQLSGLVRPASEVLVIVVLVAVLFGSLRDVSNLPTILTFGFIVYRLRPHVQGIDVARAQLLAAKAPVESVMALLRAHAAPASQVGAQPFTALDHEIRFEQVDFRPAGAERDILRGVALRIPARRTTAVIGPSGAGKSTLIHLLLRLYDPTRGAILVDGVPLADLELAAWRRRVAAVTQDAILFNASVRENIAYGRANATFEDVVRAARLAGADAFIRALPNGYDTLVGDQGFRLSGGQKQRLALGRALIRDPEILILDEATNALDAETETLVQDAVASLGEELTLIVVSHRLSAVARADHFVLLEEGRVTAQGPRAEIPLLMETVHRLYGEGFVSGWERGGDSRLAAAGDA
- a CDS encoding secretin N-terminal domain-containing protein is translated as MFSIRNRSALELAEVLNRLIGTGVLNLAEPATSGETNQNATTPAATPFPATALRADHGRLVLSADVATNTLFATGDASLIDKVEGLIKTLDVMASQVMIEVLILNLSDSDAFDLGVEIRGIRDKSAIVILSSLFGLGAPNPIADLVLPTVSGFTGVVLNPGDFSVLVNALQILNKGRALNIPKVLVNSNQMANLASVLQTPFLSTNSTTVVATTTFGGTQDAGTTIQVRPQIAEADHLVLEYSIVLSTFVGTASDPSLPPPRQQNNLQSVATIPDGYTVALGGLETTSETEQTSQVPFLGRLPLLGRLFRSESKLTSHSRFYVFIRASILRGADFQHLKFLSDVELHRADLDPGWPEVEPALIR
- a CDS encoding GerMN domain-containing protein; amino-acid sequence: MLPCISSCTSSSARISPTHDDDASHDPGKAHELTLEALDVIESDSAKAEELLNAALKADLYHGPAHNDLGVLYLRQSRLYEAANEFELARKLMPGNPDPRLNLGLTLEKAGLNERAFDAYNAALEVSPEHIRTIQAIARLTLRTDRKNDRLMGMLEDITLRGETNHWRHWAQDQMSRSKIATGKTSLLRVTTPRTGNTVTSPLRVSGEARGTWFFEANFPVRLLNQDGQEIAIAPAEARGEWMTENFVPFEAVLEFSAPAPGTSGTLVLEKNNPSGLSEQADEFLMPVRFGTTEPGESSAGVSLVQAYFGNHGMAVDAKGDCEAIFPVVRTVPRTQGPARAALEALLAGPTPEEKAQGYFTSIDAGVRVRGLIIKNGVATVDFSEEMERAGDSCRMSAIRAQIDASLRQFPTVQSVRISIVGKTENILQP
- a CDS encoding polysaccharide deacetylase family protein, yielding MIGQRGTKLRRLARRAVQRLAPGSMILLYHRIAEARADPWSLCVRPHHFAEHLEVLCGRIAPLTEICENASSARTGGRFALTFDDGYADTLHTALPLLERHEAPATVFVATGGVDDGRPFWWDELVALTEAQEPSVQRELQALLGDLDRVSRQEHLVALRVEAGVEVSASTPARALNRAEIVRLATGGLVEIGAHTVSHPKLPALAPAAQEREIRDSRDFLAAIIGRPITSFAYPHGRHDATTRRIVHEAGFRRACTSHGGTVRRCTDPLRLPRLEVPDCDGDTFARILRRLGF